A single window of Parabacteroides pacaensis DNA harbors:
- a CDS encoding MFS transporter: MDTLVSKQNFATKVQLCIMMFMQYMLSAVWWVPLAAYLSHTLKLEVYQVSLILSAMAIGAMASSFIGAIADRYFAAEKILAVLNVLTGIFLLFAAKQTTFLPLMCLVVLAMLCHMPTQSLTSTIAMSHSPSEQFPRIRMFGSIGWVASGIFSLIALHVLKLPAFDDTNLPMYCGAGISFVAALANLMLPHTPPTVEKSKKISVMDITGFSAFSLLKDKNYCIFMVLTFLSIIPFTLYHVYGSMILADEEVRNITVTMNFGQLAEMFFLIITTNILVKTGIRNTLIFGLIALLVRYLSFYFGAETGVQSFYYLGIIVHGLIFGLFYVGGQVYTNNIAPKEMKAQAQGLLFFLVWGVGFLIGTLWNGRLIHLFKTGDTCEWSVLFMVSSIFTFCLLILFVLFFRPIEARKK, translated from the coding sequence ATGGACACACTGGTTTCAAAACAAAATTTTGCTACAAAAGTTCAGCTATGTATTATGATGTTTATGCAATACATGCTGAGTGCAGTTTGGTGGGTTCCCTTGGCTGCCTACCTTTCACATACATTAAAGTTAGAGGTCTACCAAGTCTCTCTTATTTTAAGTGCCATGGCTATCGGTGCTATGGCGTCCTCGTTTATCGGTGCTATTGCCGATCGGTATTTTGCTGCTGAAAAAATATTAGCGGTATTAAATGTGCTAACCGGTATTTTTCTATTATTCGCGGCTAAGCAAACAACTTTTTTGCCTTTGATGTGCTTGGTGGTATTGGCCATGTTATGCCATATGCCCACTCAAAGTCTTACCAGCACTATTGCGATGAGTCATAGTCCGTCTGAACAATTTCCCCGTATCCGTATGTTCGGTTCGATAGGATGGGTAGCCTCCGGTATTTTTAGCCTGATAGCATTACATGTACTGAAGCTCCCTGCCTTTGATGATACGAATTTGCCAATGTACTGTGGAGCCGGTATTAGTTTCGTAGCTGCCTTAGCTAATCTGATGCTTCCCCATACACCTCCTACTGTAGAAAAAAGTAAAAAGATCTCTGTTATGGATATTACGGGATTTAGCGCATTTTCGTTATTGAAGGATAAAAACTATTGTATTTTTATGGTTTTGACTTTTCTCTCTATCATTCCTTTCACTTTATACCATGTATATGGCTCTATGATTTTAGCGGATGAAGAAGTACGTAATATTACCGTAACCATGAATTTCGGACAATTGGCTGAAATGTTCTTTCTTATCATAACGACAAACATCTTAGTAAAGACAGGGATTAGAAATACCTTAATTTTTGGTTTGATAGCCCTTTTAGTGCGCTATCTTTCTTTTTATTTCGGTGCGGAAACCGGAGTGCAAAGTTTCTATTATCTGGGTATTATTGTTCATGGGCTTATATTCGGTTTGTTCTATGTGGGAGGTCAGGTTTATACTAATAACATTGCACCGAAAGAAATGAAAGCGCAAGCACAAGGGCTGCTTTTCTTTTTAGTATGGGGTGTGGGATTTTTAATAGGAACTCTTTGGAACGGCAGGCTGATTCATTTATTTAAAACGGGCGATACCTGTGAATGGTCTGTTCTGTTTATGGTTTCTTCTATATTTACTTTCTGTTTACTGATTTTATTCGTGCTCTTTTTCAGGCCAATAGAGGCAAGGAAGAAATAA